TTTAGTCTGGGTCATTATATGATCAGCTCCCCAATGCAAAGTAAGGTAGGTGTCTACACTGAGAAGGCTTTGTGAAATGAAATGTTcttattctaattatttttttttcattttcaccatTTTAGTTGATATTCAAAAATGGCAAATGATAAGTGGTAATTTGCTTCTATAGAATCTAAGAACTCCAATTATTTCTCCAAAATTGTTCAGTGGTGAGTAAAGGTAGGTGAGctatataaggaaaagaaaaatttcattgaCTTAAAATAGGAGGAATAACTGGTCAATTCCCTAATGAAGGCTAATTGATGtacctggctttctttttctatttatattttgatttcaaCATTTTTAGCAATTAAATTGTCTGTATATTAAAATCTGTCAATGGCTATCTTTGATGATTATATACTTCTGTGAGAACTTATAGTAAATTCACTTTGGGTAGTGTCTAATGTATGTTCCCTGCCTTATAGTACATTTTGGTTTCCAGAAAGATATATTGTTTTAGTTTAGAAGCTCCTGGATTGCTCATAGAGTGGACAATTGATTCTTTTCATAGCATAGTAAGGAATTTGGTGAGAAAAGATTggcaaagaaaattagaagaagaGAGAGCAATGTGTTTATTAAGAATGAAGGTAATAAGAgcaaaaaaaaggaggaaaggagggtaAGGTGGGGTAAGTGGCAAaggaaagaagatataataaagaaaaatgttgaaagtGTAGACAGATGGTCATGCCACTGAAAAAGGAATCTCATTATTCAGGGCCTGAAATCACATCATATTAGGGTCTTCTGTATTTAGGTTCTAAATAAATCATTTCTCATGATTTTAAAAGAGACAATTAAATTGCAGAGATTGGAGTCTAGGTGACAATAAAGGAGAAATTATGGCAGATAATATAGGGAAGTATTAACTAATACTGATTTATATAGTGTCATCATTACTAGGCTTTCTTCCATACCATTCCAAGAGCTTCAcatatattgttttattctttttatgattttaggaAGGAGCATAtgcaaaaatgaaggcaaaagatATTAAGTTGCTCTACACATAATTATAATGAAATCTAGAAGCAGAATTCTAGATCactgagtctttttttaaaaaatttattttattttttcagtgttctaagattcattgtttatgcaccacacccagtgctccatgcaatacatgccctccttaacacccaccaccagcctcccccatccccctcccctctccttccaaaaccctcaatttgtttctcagagtccacagactgtcatgctttgtctccccctccaatttcccccgactgacttttcctttccttctcctaatgccctccatattattccttatgctccacaagtaagacaGATGACTGACTCTTATAGAATAGGCACCCGATACTAATTTATCACATAGAATCACAATCTGTTTGTCTGAAAAGACCCTCTCAATCATCTTCTGGTTCTAAGCCctccttttatagatgaggaaattgaggctcagaaagattcTGTAGGTAAAGTTTTATTATTTGCAGCAAAGGGGAAAGaataattcttactttttttgtaTCCACAAAATTATACAGACTATATTGCTAGTAATTCAGCACTTctagtttttccttttgtaagtTTAGGGTTTTACATTTACAAAGAGGAACTTTGAAAAAATGTAGTATCTATAATGAATATGATAACAATGGGTAAAAGTTCTAAAATGGTGTTTTATCctataattaaaaataggaagagaaaCCTGAAGggaggggaatcagagggggagatgaaccacgagagactatggactccaggaaacaatctgagggtttcagaaggaaGGGGGGTCCGGGGGATGGGGCAAGCCTAGTGAtggatattagggagggcacatgtaatgatcactgggtgttatacgcaaataATGAAggattgaacactgcatcaaaactaattatgtactactctatggtgactaacataataagaaaaatagggTTGGGTTTACTTGTCCCTCTgtgttttccagatgagaaaataaGGCCCAGACAGATTAAATTATTTTAGCCAATTTCTAATAGCTTCATGAGAgatattgaaataaaattctattcCTTAACTTGAGGACTCTACACTAGATCACCACACATCTATTTTATGTAGAATTACAGAGCTAAAATATgtgaattaattatttttatgcaaaAACCCAGTAGTTGGCTGGCTAGAGaggcaagaaccatatgatactgaTGGCTGagtattttctgtcatttttagaGGATCCTCTAGGTCTATGGctctaaaataatgaaatcaattCTGTACCATAGAGGGACCTCACATTTGTGAAGCACTTGAGAAAGCCAGACTCCATAAGCAAAGGGattcttatatttttctctttaattgaaATACAAAAAATTCTGAAGGATACTTCAATATGCAACACTTTATCTAAAGGAGTTAACCAGGaaaatattttactgtattaCTTCACTTCCTTGTTTATACAGagaaatttttgataattttgtgTCTCAGAGTCATAATTTTACTCTTTCAGAGCACTTAGAACAGTATTTTTCTTATTAGTGCTCATATTTACCTCCTCTGCTTAGATTGTCAGCCCTTGATGTGAAGGACCATAGCTTatccattttatatttctctttgcctGGTTCAAATGCTCAGGATATATTTATCTAATTTATCTACCATTAGTCATAATAATATTACCCAGCTCATTATAATAACCAATTGATATTGAACAAACTATTCATTACACAGGTTCTATTGAGATACATATTCTCCTCTGTCTGACGCACAATGGACCCTCTGTTGTCGTCCATGCAGGCAAAACTTACACTACTTTTCCTGGCTAACCCACAGTGGGTATGTCCTTCATAGTATTTCTCTGTGTCAACCTGTATTTTTTgcttctatagttttttttttaagataatactTTCCATACATTTTcttagtaaaataatttttatttgtccaaCTCCACTTCTTTCAACCATCAAAGAATATCCTCAGGGTTGTAAAAAGAGGAGTTTCTAGATTTCTGGGTTAGCCCTTTATCTAAATCACCAGTGGCGATTTTAGTTGACCTATTCTGAGTGTTCTCCAGCTTTGTCTTGTCTTCCTTTGTAGACATTGGATAGAATTATATGCAAGATGATTTGTGCTGAGATGGTAATGAAGTTGGATTATactttttcttggtttctttagGCTTTCTGATTATAACCAGTTTGTTGGCCTTTTAAGTTAAGGAACTAAAGTTTTTAGAAAACTACAATTCTGAGAAAGACCCTACTGAGGTCTCACTTTTAGCAGACTTCTTATAATTAGAGGCAGGTATTTGGATTTTTTCCATGGAGTGAATTGTTTTACACTTAGTTGACATTATGTGTCTCTGCCACTGTTCTTTTGTGATGTTTCAGGCTTTCCTTTTCACTGCCCAGTGTTGCTAAGTGGCACTTGCAAGTAGGACCTTTACTATGTGAGTTCCTACGTTATGAGGTATGTGGCTCATAGTCACATCTAAATGCATAAAGAAAGGTTACTAAGAGTATTAACTATGCAAAAGCACCCAACATAGGGCATAGAATGAAGTAGGCATTCAATAGctataaatatttacacacacacttgaaaaaaaatatttacacacacacacacactttttcactcagtggtgggtattaaggagggcacatattgcatggagtactgggtgtgctgcataaacaatgaatgctggaacactgaaaaaataaaataaaatgagaaaaagtccCTTCTATATGTCCTAAAGGATATATGTAAtagattctttaatttttttctttgatttagcaTGACTGCTATCTACCTGATGTCCATGCTTTTTGGCCTTGCATGTGGGCAAGTGatgtctttttgttttccaacTGAGTATACGATGCATGTCGAAAGGAAAGAGTGTGCTTATTGCCTAACCATCAACACTACCATCTGTGCTGGATATTGTATGACACGGGTATGTAGTTCATCTCACTTCTTTTGGCTGTAAATTAGATAAACCTAGACTCAGTCCATTTCTATCCAGAAAGGAAATGAGATAAATAACAACCTTATTTCCTAAATCTAATGGTTATTGGCTCCTTAGAGGTAGAGCCCCCGGGTTAAAATATTATATGGATCTACTTAACACAATGGGTACAGATTTTACTCCCAGAATTTATTTAAACCTTATATTGTTCTCATAATCAAGGATAaaaggaaggtgtgtgtgtgtgtgtgtgtgtgtgtgtgtgtgtgtgtgtgataaaggATTCAGTGTGAATATGTTGAATTGGTACTGGGGAATGGGACTAAGGAATCCTCCCCCAGTCTTATTTGTGTCAAAGGAATATAAGTGAATTAACATTATGCtcccttttctgttctgttctttcctcAGGATATCAATGGCAAACTCTTTCTTCCCAAATATGCTCTGTCCCAGGATGTTTGTACATATAGAGACTTCATGTACAAGACTGTAGAAATACCAGGATGCCCACGCCATGTCACTCCCTATTTCTCCTACCCCGTAGCTGTAAGCTGTAAGTGTGGCAAGTGTAATACTGACTACAGTGACTGTATACATGAGGCCATCAAGACAAACTATTGTACCAAACCTCAGAAGTCCTATGTGGTGGGATTTTCTATCTAATTTCTATAGTGATGTAACTTGCAATTCAGTTAAATGTGTTCACCtggaataaaattaataaaatgtcaaTATATTTCACAACACATTGTGTACATTTTGAGTACTATTTCACCCAAACCCATACCCACA
This Neovison vison isolate M4711 chromosome 2, ASM_NN_V1, whole genome shotgun sequence DNA region includes the following protein-coding sequences:
- the TSHB gene encoding thyrotropin subunit beta, translated to MTAIYLMSMLFGLACGQVMSFCFPTEYTMHVERKECAYCLTINTTICAGYCMTRDINGKLFLPKYALSQDVCTYRDFMYKTVEIPGCPRHVTPYFSYPVAVSCKCGKCNTDYSDCIHEAIKTNYCTKPQKSYVVGFSI